In Micropterus dolomieu isolate WLL.071019.BEF.003 ecotype Adirondacks linkage group LG01, ASM2129224v1, whole genome shotgun sequence, the sequence tttgaCTTCTTTAATCTAAAAAGTCTGACTTTAATTTCCTAACTATATTGTCACAATTACAACTTCTTTTGGCTTTTGACAATTTGAAAATCATTTCTTCCtattattgattttatgttCTCTGAATTCTATTAATTCTTATCTTTATCTCACAATgtgagtttaatttaaaagtttgaCTTCTTTAATCTAAAAAGTCTGACTTTAATTTCCTAACTATATTGTCACAATTACAACTTCTTTTGGCTTTTGACAATTTGAAAATCATTTCTTCCtattattgattttatgttCTCTGAATTCTATTAATTCTTATCTTTATCTCACAATgtgagtttaatttaaaagtttgaCTTCTTTAATCTAAAAAGTCTGACTTTAATTTCCTAACTATATTGTCACAATTACAACTTCTTTTGGCTTTTGACAATTTGAAAATCATTTCTTCCtattattgattttatgttCTCTGAATTCTATTAATTCTTATCTTTATCTCACAATgtgagtttaatttaaaagtttgaCTTCNNNNNNNNNNNNNNNNNNNNNNNNNNNNNNNNNNNNNNNNNNNNNNNNNNNNNNNNNNNNNNNNNNNNNNNNNNNNNNNNNNNNNNNNNNNNNNNNNNNNCTTTAATCTAAAAAGTCTGACTTTAATTTCCTAACTATATTGTCACAATTACAACTTCTTTTGGCTTTTGACAATTTGAAAATCATTTCTTCCtattattgattttatgttCTCTGAATTCTATTAATTCTTATCTTTATCTCACAATgtgagtttaatttaaaagtttgaCTTCTTTAATCTAAAAAGTCTGACTTTAATTTCCTAACTATATTGTCACAATTACAACTTCTTTTGGCTTTTGACAATTTGAAAATCATTTCTTCCtattattgattttatgttCTCTGAATTCTATTAATTCTTATCTTTATCTCACAATgtgagtttaatttaaaagtttgaCTTCTTTAATCTAAAAAGTCTGACTTTAATTTCCTAACTATATTGTCACAATTACAACTTCTTTTGGCTTTTGACAATTTGAAAATCATTTCTTCCtattattgattttatgttCTCTGAATTCTATTAATTCTTATCTTTATCTCACAATgtgagtttaatttaaaagtttgaCTTCTTTAATCTAAAAAGTCTGACTTTAATTTCCTAACTATATTGTCACAATTACAACTTCTTTTGGCTTTTGACAATTTGAAAATCATTTCTTCCtattattgattttatgttCTCTGAATTCTATTAATTCTTATCTTTATCTCACAATgtgagtttaatttaaaagtttgaCTTCTTTAATCTAAAAAGTCTGACTTTAATTTCCTAACTATATTGTCACAATTACAACTTCTTTTGGCTTTTGACAATTTGAAAATCATTTCTTCCtattattgattttatgttCTCTGAATTCTATTAATTCTTATCTTTATCTCACAATgtgagtttaatttaaaagtttgaCTTCAAACCAAAAGTTCTGACTTTAATCAAAACTTGTCCTAAGAataaatttgaacatttttcctCAGAATTTTTTGAATTTAAACATAAAAGATCtgatttgaataaataaatctaagTTTAGCCTTAGATTTACAActtcttttaaaatttaaacatttgttcCTCAcaataatcataacaaatgttaaaattctgactttaatctcagaactaaATTTTTCCTCCGTGTGGCCCTAATCACCTTCCATACTTTCTCTCacattaacacatacacacacacaccggttTATAGATAAAACGTAGTAAATAAGTTAAAACTGGTCATGAACCACGCGTTGGGTTGGCATACAGCACTGTGGCGAGCAACATGGCACACAAGACCTTTACgttaaataaatattccaataaataaacactgttCATGTGATTCTTCAGTCCGTGTCTGAGTGAGGTCCAAACTCTCTGCGAGCTTtcagtggtgtgtgtttgtgttatttaatgttcTTCAGCAGTGAAGTGCGGGCGTTCACCACGGCCTTAAAGGCGTCTTCGCTGCCGGGTGCCACGCATTTGTCCGGGTGCAGCAGGACTGCCAACTTCCTGTACGCCTTGTTCACCTCCTCCCTGGAAATGAGCAGGAAGGAACCAACATTAGACGAGtcaacagcttttaaaacattaCTGATAATTAAACACCAAGTCAATAACAACACCCAGCTCGACCTTTGACCTCGGGGCCGTTCACTCACCGCGTGGCACCAGGTTTGACGCCCAGCATATCCCAGGAGTCCTTGCTGTTTCGGATGCGTCGGATGGTGTCCGCCTGCTCTTTGGTGAAGCCGACGCTGACCTCAGACACCGGGCGCTTCCCGCCGTTCTCACACATGTCGGTGATGGACGAGAAGAACGCCTGAGAGACGACACGAACACACGGTACTGAAAATGTTCTCCAAGTCTTCTTAAAGACTGAAGTTTGCCGTTTGTGTACCTGAAACATCTCGTTGATGCCCTCTCCGCTCTGCGCCGACGTTTCGAAGTAATGAAAACCTCTGGACTCAGCCCACAGACGCCCCTCCCCCTCGTCCACCACCCGCCGCTTTGTCAGGTCCACCTGCACAGACGGACATTTTAAGGCCGTTTTCAAACCTGCGTCCACTGATGAAGTGGTCTGGATCGGGTCCCAAACTAATTCTGGAGCAGCTGCTGTAGCCTGCAGCTAGCCGGAGAAAGACTGTATGTCTAATCTCGACTAGCTTCTTGATAGTTCTTCTTCTATTCTCTCACCCACCTCGCAGACACACACTCCcacctatctatctatctgtctatctgtctgtctatctatctatctatctgtctgtctgtctatctgtctatctgtctgtctgtctgtctgtctgtctatcagggctgggcgatatggccaaaaagtcatatcccaGTACTGTTtcggtataaaatatatatcagtATTTTCTGCTAAGCGGGCTCGGGGGTTTCAGCCGGcatgtttttaaaacttttcAACATTAGAATgtagaatgtaaagacagataagacggaggtgtctctctctctctccctgtgtgtctGCTTCAGTGGTTTTCTCCGTCAGTAGGAGACTATGTCttagaaagaaaagcagaacttgtcttctggacttttcctcccgtgattccgttcacagcagcagctgagctgcatgttgaggaggcgcGTTGACgtcgtagcctatcaaaacaaaaccaatgtggtagctaacgaataacatctgactggtgtgttcactgtcgctttacctggtcgctcttctaaaatatatatatataaatttaaatagtgtcgcgacttgtaacgtggtcactgtgtttctctgataaatgctacagCGTGTGGTCTAACCTGAGCGGCCCTCTGAAGTAacgtgtatgtgtgggaaacactgaatgaaccgtgcttttctttttacaagccaggtcttcagcagCGTCGACCAgctctgtgtctccctccatctcgTTAGAGACTTTGTttgcagagggaggggcggggctacactgtgatggagagagacgAGCAAACGCTGGCGGGACTTTACGGAAACATATcgattaactcaacatcaaactatatcggtataaacgtctaatttcatatctcttttgaaattataccGGCCAGCCTTACAATCTATCTACAGGGAAAACAGACCGAGTCCCTTTTTAGGCTGTGCCGtgtgtaaacatgtaaacatgtaaacatgtacAAACACCCACAAACAAGTGAGTATTTAAAAGTACCTTAAAGATTTTAACGACCGTCCCTTTCAAAGcgtgcaggagaagctacggtggccgacacgctctgtcggctctcgtTCTAATCAGTGTGGtccttcttacttctaataaaccaaacaatgactgttacttcttcttcttcattttacgtattcaacgtagcgacataacgcgctctgtagcgctgtttgtccgtgtagaaacatggcgatacacttgtgttgaaaagtggggGGGACATCGTGGCTCAGATTACGGCAGTGAAGAGACACTTTGTTCGCGAGATACGTGATATCAGGTACACGAGACGAGAAAGATcctaaaacagtgttttaaagatgtcCTCAATGCTGAGACATATGAGCGGGGGGGTCTGGGAAATTTTgatctttaaacacttcatttcgtgcattctggtgaaagtttctgcaccaatttatggtggaaatatttttatttatgtaaaaggaaacacaggaTTCAAGATgacatgttaaaatatataaatataacagaatctaagtcagtgctgctctcagatctgtttctcctgtaacaTCGTCCCTGCTGAGGCCTGATTCAGTCTTCACTCCTCTCTTGTCATGTTCACAGAAAAGTCTCATTCTAAGCTAATAAAAACGGTTCATTACGtcaggtctttacacaccactgaaaacatagttatggatctttttttgcatttctgtcaacagatcCTCAGAAAAtgacacactggacctttaaaacATGTGTTCTGTAACCGGTGATTAGCCTGAGAGCACGACGCTAAACAGCGTCCAGAGGTTTTACTGCGAGGCTGAAGCAGATGATAATATATGAATATCCCCAAAGTCTGAGACACGTCTAACCGGTGAGAGCAGAGAACGTCGTGGCCTTCGctaatgtttattatttagcTTTGAAACTTCTCAGGCTGACATCAGACCCGATgcctgtgatgtcatcatgtgATCGCCTGCAGCGCCACATACTGCTCGAGCTTCACAGTAACATAAGCACTTTCACCTGACCTCCGACCTGCCGACCGCCTCAGAGCTAGTTGTTGTTGTGTATCGGTCTGACCTTGTTGGCGCAGACGATGAACACAATGCTGTCCATGTTGGCCTGAGAGCCCATTTCCTGTTTCATCTCGCCGAGCCAGCTGTCGAGGGCGTCGAAACTCTCCCTGAGGCCGACGTCATAAACCAGCAGCACCCCCTGACTGTCCTTATAGAACTCATTACGCACCTGAGGGACAGAAACAAcagcaagaagaagaaggatgatgatgaggaggaggaggagaccaTCGCCGTTCCAGGTTCAAcagctccacctgctggcagGTTTCCCACATTACGACTCATTAAACTCATTCAAACAAGTTCAAGTAttttaaaagtataaataagaaaatacagtttttgtGACTCACTTCGTAGAAGAAAGGATGACCGGCCATGTCGAAGATGTTCACTTTGATTTCTCTATCGCGAACCTGCACTCTGACGACACAAGCGTTACTCGTATTACTGCATACTCCACTGcgagtaaaagtcctgcattcaaaccttccttcagtaaaagtatgtgagtatTATCAGCAACACGTACTTACAGTATGACAGTAAAACTACTCATAGATGTTTAAGCTCATTTTAACTCCTTTACatcctgttgggtagtttaatctgcagcaatgcatcatggtctgTAAGATCATCATGTGTTTGTACTATTTGAGAAATTATGGGAAGttattttggagaaaatgtgtTGTACATATTGTATATCATAGCCTAAGAAACAGAAGACATTTCGCCCAGTTACATGCAGAGcacataaaacatacagtacacacagtactaGGATAAAGTATGCAGCGTATAAACTTACTTGGTGACGCCATAGTCGATGCCAATAGTGGCCAAATACTTGGGAACAAACCTCTTCTCACAGTAGCGTTTGATAATGCAGCTCTGAAAAggataatatatttataatgaGGTGCTACATCTTTCATGCCAGACTCCCTTCAGAAATCGAGCAATTTAAAGGTGGATTGATGAATTATTTAACTGTACCCTTCAGCTTAACCCGTAAGATGTATGAAAACTTAGGGCGCCTTGTTAATCAAGTTCCACCTCAATGTGTAAAAGCAGAATTCATTATTATATTAGAAATACTAGATTCTTCAGGCAAAGTcggtaaacaaacaaagtatGAAAGCTACATTGCTTTAATGCATCATCACAAATGACTTAAACCATCATTGGACAGTTTTATAACCagtacatattttatatatatatatatatataattatacacCAAGCAGACATTATTTCATTAgaatatcataatttatatgtGGTGCACTTGTTTCGACGCCTTTCCTGCTCAATAGAGATCACAGGACAAACtgttaataataaaactaattatttaatattaacaCGTAAAATTCACGCCGAGTTTTAGAAAACATAGCCGTACTTTAAAAATTATCTTAACTGACGTTACACCGTTTATTAATTAATAGCAATAAGCAGGAAAGTGGTAAAGTAACAGATTTTTATAGGGAGTCTGGTGTTTGGATAAACAAGATAAATCAGACTGAACAGCATCATAATCCCGATACCAAGAACACAGGAAACGTTAATTATTTACGCTAACACCAGCTttcaaaactgtttaaaataaatatttcgtCAGCTAGCTGTACaaacaagttgtttttaaaggttTATCGCTGCTGGGATCAGCTGAACTCCAATGCGCCTGAATTCAGCCCGGGTTTGGTCTAAAATAAACTGTGGTCACTCACCTTTCCGACCTCGGCATTTCCGAGGCTGATCACTTTCACACGCAGCGATTTCTTATTGTCTCTTCGCTTCGGCGCGTTTGTTTCcatctggatttattttaaaaggacGTTTCTGCGGTGAAACTGTTGACAGCTAGCTgctactgttgttgttgttgttgctgttgttgggAGCGATGCTAACACCTAGCCGATAGCTGGCTAATAATTAGCACGGCCCTTAAAGTGAACTATTAGCGGATTAATGAATCACTCTGCATTGTTTTACTTTAGCATTAGTGCTAATATTTAGGTTCAGCTGCCATCgcaacacacagcagagacacagctCGCCTGCTAACCTCATAGCCTAAAAATGCTAACCAGAGATTTTTGGCGTCAAGTTAGCCGCTACACAGCTAAAATACGACTTCCGCTAatgcttttcaaaataaaacgaaTGATCTTATGCACACAATAAAACTGTCTCTTAAAAGACCTTTAATCTACTTAATTTAACCCTGAAAAAGGTAAAAGTTTATCTCCTTAATTTCAAAATccaataatttacaaattaaataaattctaACGGCTACATGACTTTCAATTTATTGATGGATTAATTGTAAAGATTTGACAAATGTAGTAAATATTTAAGGTATAAAAATGGTGATATTTTAAAAGGTAGAATGTGTAAGATTTGGCCAGAAGATATAAAACTAACTACAGAATGTAAAGAACCAACATCACCAGCTCTGGTGTTGGAGGAAATgatgcggtcagaacaacctggagcttaacacgctcaaaactgtggagatgaccgtggacttgaggaggagcccccccccccattctgccccccatcaccatactcaacagccctgtgtctgctgtggaatccttcaggtttctgggatccactatatcccaggacccaAAGTGGGAGctcaacactgacaccatcatcaagaaggcccagtagaggatgtacttcctgcgtcagctcaggaagctcaacctgcctgaggagctgctgatccagttctacacagccatcatccagtctgtcctctgcacctccatcactgtctggtttggatctgccaccaaaaaggacaggagcagactacaatggatagtcaggactgcagaaaagaccatcggtgccaacctgccctccattcaggacttatacatttccagagtcaggaaacgggcaggaaacatcactgcagatccatctcaccccggacacaacctgttccagctcctcccctccggtaggcgctacagagcactgtacgccaaaaccaacagactcaggaacagtttcttcccacaaaccatcactctgatgaacagctgacccTGACTCACACTGTCAGGAActattcctgtgcaataacccagttactctaatcagcacctgtttactggcaaacacttattatttatttattcattattctctatttcagtgctgttcatactgttatattctCATATTTTATacactgtataccaaatccaccaacctcgtcattactcctgcacaaaatacttatttattcctgcattcttttcactctgctcactgcactatttgtcaatatatCTATATTGATTTTGTGCAGCAAACCTTTAGTTCAAGTTTCAAAGGCTCTTTTCTGTTCTTGTCCACCAGGTGGTAGAAGCTgcatttgtaaaatgtcttaCTTCAGATGCTTTAATTTGGATTTATTAAGACATTAATATACATTGTCATATCAGAAACAAATGACCATGACCATAAGAGCAAAATATTCGTGACAACAAATGATCAGATTCATTACAGCACAAATTCTCAGGAATATACTTTCATAATAACCATCTACCAtgtaaaaggggaaaaaaaggacaaaagcaATGCCATCAAAACAAAGCAATTAACAGCAAtaagaacattaaaaaacagtaCTTTTTAAAGGAGAAACTGGAAATTAAAAGCTTGAATAGACTGGACGGTTCTTATTGTCTAATGTACGGAGGCCCAAAGAGTccacttttaaataaatgaacacgATGAAACTACTCTGaataaatacagataaaatatataatttaaccTTGACATTGTGAAATAAtccaatacattttaaaactgattgtttttgattgattgaatgTCTTTAATGTagctcatttttattttataaattcaAATCGTGTCAGTGACGTGATTGGTAGTCCACTAAAGCTAATCACACAACTGGCTCTGCtcttttaattttgattgaCAGATAAACATTGCGatgaaaaatgatttaaaaaaattattaattggAGAAAAGGACGTTTTGAGATGAAAACAGCtggaattaattaaaaattagcTGCAGtgatattatttcattttgaaaagaaGCAGGATTAAGAATTTAAGAATAAGATAAGAAATTTTGTGAATttattcacattattgtttatttaatgatgcctttcttattttaatattcaactcTTTAAGGCTCCACACTGATGCAGCTTTAAGTCTCTCCAGATTTGGCTAAAGCTCAATTAGAAACTGAAGACAAATGCAAATAAACAGCTGCTTTATCTGTAGACTGAGTTGCCTCGGTGTCTTTCTAGTTGACGTCTTGCTATTTACAACACAAAAGTGAAAATATctctttaaatgtcaaagtttgtTACTTTGGGCTGAACTTTTTAAGCATTTTGGATCCATTTTAATTCggaaaatcttgtttttacGTGTTTGACAGGCAAAATAACGAATACTGAGTTTGTGTATTCATACCAGGACCAAAAGACAATATAAACATACTCCTATTTGTTACTTACTAATAAAACCTCTTATTTGGCTTTTAACATGCATGAGATCAAGGAaggaacagaaaataaatgaattgtTCAAATAATTCagtatataattaaaatatattcagaaGTAGCCTCTTCATGACGCATTCACGTCATAAATCATGTTCTCAATCCTACAGGAAACAACATCAGCTGCTGTCAGTAACTGGACCTGGTATTAGTTGGTGCCCGTTTATCCTACTCTGTACGGGAGAAATAAA encodes:
- the dnajc27 gene encoding dnaJ homolog subfamily C member 27 gives rise to the protein METNAPKRRDNKKSLRVKVISLGNAEVGKSCIIKRYCEKRFVPKYLATIGIDYGVTKVQVRDREIKVNIFDMAGHPFFYEVRNEFYKDSQGVLLVYDVGLRESFDALDSWLGEMKQEMGSQANMDSIVFIVCANKVDLTKRRVVDEGEGRLWAESRGFHYFETSAQSGEGINEMFQAFFSSITDMCENGGKRPVSEVSVGFTKEQADTIRRIRNSKDSWDMLGVKPGATREEVNKAYRKLAVLLHPDKCVAPGSEDAFKAVVNARTSLLKNIK